AGATATTTCCAAGGAAAAAGAAAATTCTATAAATAGGCTTTTGACCGAAAACTGGGATCATCCTTTAATCGTAACCACAAATGTTCAATTTTTTGAAAGTCTATTTTCCTCTAAAACCACAAAAGTAAGAAAACTTCATAATATTATAAATAGCGTAATTATTTTGGATGAGGCGCAGATGATTCCTCCCCAATTTTTACAACCGATCGTAAAAACACTAAAAGAATTAGTAGAATATTATAATGTAACAATAATATTATGCACCGCCACCCAACCCACGTTATCTTCTATAAAATCTACCGATCTCAATTTTGACGGGATTGACACAGCAATAGAATTGGCTCCAGAACCGGAAAAACTTTTTCAAGAGCTAAAACGAGTAATAATTCACAAACCGGAAGAGAAAAAACTAAGTTTTATGGAAGTTGCAACAAGAATTTTAAATTACGATCAGGTTTTAACAATCGTAAATCGTAAAAGCGACGCCAGTGGAATTTTCAATCAACTAACCGGAAATAAATATTATCTAACTACAAATCTTTGTGCAGAACATCGCAGAGACATTCTTAAAAAAGTAAAAAATCATCTAAACAATGGAGAATCGGTTTATCTAGTCAGTACTCAATTGATTGAAGCGGGAGTTGATATTGATTTTCCTATCGTTTTTAGAGCCGTTGCCGGACTCGATAGTATCGCCCAAGCGGCCGGAAGATGTAACCGTGAAGGTAAATTATTAGATGAAAACGGACAAGAAAAACTAGGAGAAGTATTTTTATTTAAACCAGAACAAAATCCTCCTGCCGGACATCTTTTACAAACCGAACAAGCAAGTAGAGATTGTATAAAAAACTTTGAAGAGCTAATCCATCCAGATACTTTAAAACAATACTTTAACACTTTATTTTGGTTAAAACAAGATAAAGGATTAGATAAAGAAGAAATAGAGAAAGATAAAAGAAGTTTTCAATTTGAAACGATCAATAAAAAATTCAAGTTAATCGACGAAGACTCCAGACCAGTCATTGTACCTTACAAAGAAGGTAAAGATCTAATCGTTCAATTACAAAACTCAGTCATACAAAATAATTTTTTAGACTATAAACTGATTCGAAAATCACAACGTTATACCGTAAATCTCAAAACAAATCTGTACAACAAACTTCTATCCGAAGGAATCATTTCCGAAATCGAAGGGATTATAGGAATTTTAACTTTCGGTTCTTATTATCATAATGATTTAGGAATATTAGAATCTCCGAATGAACAAGATTTAATCATTTAATGGAAACAAAAAGTATGAAGGAATCAAAAATATTTCAATTAAAAGTGTGGGGAGAAAACGCGTGTTTTACCAGACCCGAAATGAAGGCGGAAAGAGTCTCCTACGACGTGATCACTCCTTCCGCAGCCAGAGCCATTTTCGACGCAATCCTTTGGAAACCCGCAATCCTTTGGATCATCCATAAAATTGATATTCTAAAACCGATCCTCTGGGAATCCGTTCGTAGAAACGAATTAGGTTCTAAAATTGCTCCTCAAAATATTACGCAAACGATGGAAGCCGGAACCGGTAATTTAGCTCTTTATATCGAAGAAGAAAGACAACAAAGAGCGGGACTATTTCTTAAAGACGTATCTTATATCTTACACGCCAGTTTTAAACTCACCAAAAGAGCGGGAGACGGAGATAGCATCACAAAATTTGAAGAGATGTTTAAACGAAGAGCCGAAAAAGGACAATGTCATCATCAACCTTATTTTGGTAATCGAGAATTTGCCGCCTACTTTTCGTTAAACGATCAAACAGAAAAGTTAATCAAAATAGAACAACAAGATTTAGGTTGGATGTTATACGATCTTGATTTTGAAGACTATGATTTTGATACAAAAAGTTATAAGGATGCTAGCCCAAAATTTTTCCGAGCAGAAATCCAAAACGGTAGTATTGTAATTCCGGATCTGAATACAAATGGAGCAAGACTATGATTTTACAAGAATTAGTAAACTATTATGAACGAAAATTAGAAGAAGGGGAAATAGCGAGAG
The nucleotide sequence above comes from Leptospira kirschneri serovar Cynopteri str. 3522 CT. Encoded proteins:
- the cas5c gene encoding type I-C CRISPR-associated protein Cas5c — protein: METKSMKESKIFQLKVWGENACFTRPEMKAERVSYDVITPSAARAIFDAILWKPAILWIIHKIDILKPILWESVRRNELGSKIAPQNITQTMEAGTGNLALYIEEERQQRAGLFLKDVSYILHASFKLTKRAGDGDSITKFEEMFKRRAEKGQCHHQPYFGNREFAAYFSLNDQTEKLIKIEQQDLGWMLYDLDFEDYDFDTKSYKDASPKFFRAEIQNGSIVIPDLNTNGARL
- a CDS encoding CRISPR-associated helicase/endonuclease Cas3 — translated: MTKDKQSIFIAHVLRKDDGSFVEHLIDDHLYSVAEFAKKFCEKFGAETFGYLIGLWHDLGKFKLEFQERIRIRSGHIGEEAHLEGKTAKSVKHSVSGAIHCLNKFKQSDIIKKLICLPILCHHSGLKNFGIDVDIQLNDEKEISALSETITYIPQQILDGIELKQLGKSFKDHSLLIRMLFSTLIDADRLDTERFMDLVKFKERYSKTIILQDLNIKLDKHLNDIQKQADATKVNSIRKRILEEVQSKTNLKPGFYTLTVPTGGGKTLTSLSFALKHCIENKMDRVIYGVPYLSIIEQTADVFKKILGEDSVLEHHSGIDISKEKENSINRLLTENWDHPLIVTTNVQFFESLFSSKTTKVRKLHNIINSVIILDEAQMIPPQFLQPIVKTLKELVEYYNVTIILCTATQPTLSSIKSTDLNFDGIDTAIELAPEPEKLFQELKRVIIHKPEEKKLSFMEVATRILNYDQVLTIVNRKSDASGIFNQLTGNKYYLTTNLCAEHRRDILKKVKNHLNNGESVYLVSTQLIEAGVDIDFPIVFRAVAGLDSIAQAAGRCNREGKLLDENGQEKLGEVFLFKPEQNPPAGHLLQTEQASRDCIKNFEELIHPDTLKQYFNTLFWLKQDKGLDKEEIEKDKRSFQFETINKKFKLIDEDSRPVIVPYKEGKDLIVQLQNSVIQNNFLDYKLIRKSQRYTVNLKTNLYNKLLSEGIISEIEGIIGILTFGSYYHNDLGILESPNEQDLII